A portion of the Papilio machaon chromosome Z, ilPapMach1.1, whole genome shotgun sequence genome contains these proteins:
- the LOC123723474 gene encoding histone-lysine N-methyltransferase SETMAR-like produces the protein MLLLLASTTLVDNDELKAIVEADDIQSMAEFAAALNVSVKTKLVHLRQIGKIKKLDKWVPHELNDRQCKVRVKTCLALINRHTNEAILNRIVTCNEKLILFDNCKLSASWLDPGSAPKQCPKRKHTPRKVMVTVWWSSAGVLHHRFLPNGVSITTYVDYEELNTMMEKLAHLQPALVNHSSSLLLHVNARPHAAQQTVSKLQELGLEAVRHPPYSPDLVPTDYYFFQNLDNFLAGKKFNTREAVQNAF, from the coding sequence atgttgttgttgctggcgtctaccactttAGTCGACAATGATGAATTAAAGGCGATTGTGGAAGCCGATGATATACAATCTATGGCTGAATTTGCAGCAGCATTGAATGTTAGCGTCAAAACAAAATTGGTCCATTTGCGTCAAATTGGCAAGATAAAAAAGCTTGACAAATGGGTGCCCCACGAACTCAATGATCGCCAGTGCAAAGTACGCGTCAAGACCTGCCTTGCACTGATAAATAGACACACAAATGAAGCAATTTTGAACCGTATTGTTACCTGCAAtgagaaattaattttgtttgataaCTGCAAGCTCTCAGCAAGTTGGTTGGATCCTGGTTCAGCACCTAAACAATGCCCTAAACGAAAACATACCCCTAGAAAAGTGATGGTCACTGTTTGGTGGTCTAGCGCCGGTGTGCTTCATCACAGGTTCTTACCAAACGGGGTGAGCATTACTACATATGTGGACTATGAAGAACTGAACACAATGATGGAGAAGTTGGCACATCTCCAACCAGCGTTGGTCAATCACTCGTCTTCGCTGCTCCTGCACGTCAACGCGCGACCTCATGCTGCACAGCAGACAGTCTCCAAGTTGCAAGAACTGGGTTTGGAAGCTGTCCGTCATCCGCCCTACTCACCAGACCTTGTGCCTACAGACTACTACTTTTTCCAGAATTTGGATAACTTTTTGGCgggaaaaaaatttaatacccGAGAGGCAGTACAAAATGCCTTTTGA
- the LOC106717114 gene encoding tetratricopeptide repeat protein 39A → MFDEQEAYFHYLAKLQQILNTFNAIIGTLSRRMFEIVDLFHAGPKNAWTYLAKHRLQPLRNRCALATAVYRHADIDSEEMKSLRKFCPKELKWINGTATLFIRRLSLWPAEEKQRRLGVFRCYEVYGAKLLLPLVELLALGNAVAALAPDNRITKYLLEEVEKVDINEECNKSRPTDEDYKEYRAYLDYISGCCLSALDSPRAAIRSLSKVTRSFLNIPQDHDYYLTPYALLESAVCFQKLGRERRANRLMRNAKRHFYRKSPEMRTLYNMYSNVLDKARVKPDVKPKEEPFIDISSISL, encoded by the exons ATGTTCGATGAACAAGAAGCGTATTTCCACTACCTCGCTAAGCTGCAACAGATTCTGAACACTTTCAACGCCATCATCGGCACTCTCTCGCGGCGTATGTTCGAGATCGTCGACTTGTTCCAC GCGGGGCCGAAGAATGCGTGGACGTACCTCGCCAAGCACAGGCTGCAGCCGCTGCGCAACCGGTGCGCCCTCGCAACCGCCGTCTATCGCCACGCGGACATCGATTCTGAGGAAATGAAATCTCTTCGCAAATTTTGCCCCAAAGAACTCAAATGGATCAATGG tACTGCGACCCTGTTCATTCGGCGCCTGTCGCTGTGGCCGGCGGAGGAGAAGCAGCGCCGGTTGGGCGTTTTCAGGTGCTATGAGGTGTACGGCGCCAAGCTGCTGCTGCCGCTGGTCGAGCTGCTCGCGCTCGGCAACGCCGTCGCCGCGCTCGCGCCCGACAATAGGATCACCAAATACTTGCTCGAA GAGGTGGAGAAGGTGGACATCAACGAGGAGTGCAACAAGAGCCGTCCCACCGACGAAGACTACAAGGAGTACCGAGCGTACCTGGACTACATCAGCGGCTGCTGCCTCTCCGCGCTCGACTCCCCGCGCGCCGCCATCAGGTCGCTCTCCAAAGTTACGAG GTCATTTCTGAACATACCTCAAGATCACGACTATTATTTGACTCCGTACGCCTTGTTGGAGTCTGCGGTGTGTTTCCAGAAGCTAGGGCGCGAGCGGCGCGCGAACCGCCTCATGAGGAACGCAAA GAGACATTTCTACCGGAAGTCGCCCGAGATGCGCACTCTGTACAACATGTACTCGAACGTTCTGGACAAAGCCAGGGTGAAGCCGGACGTGAAGCCTAAGGAAGAACCATTCATAGATATAAGTTCTATTTCCTTGTAA
- the LOC106717115 gene encoding uncharacterized protein LOC106717115 — translation MPTTEKPPTIHTCDMEHVDSLKKCRNALAAYFTIDLPCAIQLMDIWARSGKCHPPSRTQQEYHPPVIPTRLDQVFALGATMRGVRSTYYQQCRLLALVDLYESIDFDTMSDLGADDIINEA, via the exons ATGCCGACAACTGAGAAGCCACCCACCATACACAC GTGCGACATGGAGCACGTGGACTCACTGAAAAAGTGCCGCAACGCGCTCGCTGCCTACTTCACCATCGACCTGCCGTGCGCCATACAACTCATGGACATCTG GGCTCGGTCTGGGAAGTGCCACCCGCCGTCGCGCACGCAGCAGGAGTACCATCCGCCGGTGATTCCGACCCGCCTCGACCAGGTATTCGCGCTTGGTGCCACAATGCGTGGCGTGCGCTCCACCTACTACCAGCAATGCCGACTGCTGGCCCTCGTCGACCTCTACGAATCG ATTGACTTCGATACGATGAGCGACTTGGGGGCGGACGACATCATCAATGAAGCCTAG
- the LOC106717036 gene encoding uncharacterized protein LOC106717036 → MQTKAEDHCVCWRPYDEVYRHGPRAYRAGRGLLALEDWRRDPALLWLHHVPTNNGLQTIDYILGSDDTCFWSIPDVERYFVGDLHCESVLFPAQYPTLPLHTPHGNHLWRTHTAQKRSPFSYLKEFHICLQTTMKRMELEERQMERMIVSDRLIHLDTMDYYKRKKYFQSLLNILSFQDGLQLVCFENLRCSRLEGVRLIQQLACFNAHSLKYLFLWRFFDCNENPLLVNYSYITGSGAYIPRPSTAHCFSRSLGELLNLRVLALEYGHLADGTGNALLSLLSILKRPHFRLQVLCVEEHTPGRAEPALGGGGLGVPDGAWRRVASACPDLYLVMLFYRMSEYEHVRRFLSPSLPLREAHLHNGTRLRGAHLDLDSFLRHVAYYYASTLVTLSVQQRSNAAVPLRATLERLPALARLMFVGAVHEEDLRDLLVLVACGVCYRLEEMKILVEADTDSREHWKVVLSRLKEEFSDIMKLFDIEFTLSLHKF, encoded by the exons ATGCAAAccaaag CGGAAGACCACTGTGTGTGCTGGCGACCGTACGACGAGGTATACAGGCACGGGCCACGGGCGTACCGCGCCGGCCGCGGCCTGCTTGCGCTCGAGGACTGGCGCCGAGACCCTGCACTCCTCTGGCTGCACCACGTGCCGACCAACAATGGGCTGCAAACTATTGACTACATCCTAGG TTCGGATGATACGTGTTTCTGGTCGATACCCGACGTGGAGCGGTACTTTGTGGGTGACCTGCACTGCGAGTCCGTCCTCTTCCCTGCCCAGTACCCCACCCTGCCTCTGCACACACCGCACGGCAACCACCTTTGGAGGACTCACACGGCTCAGAAACGATCGCCTTTTTCCTACTTAAAGGAGTTTCATATATGTTTACAGACAACTATGAAG AGGATGGAGCTAGAGGAGAGACAGATGGAACGCATGATCGTCAGCGATCGATTGATACACCTCGACACCATGGACTACTACAAGAGGAAGAAATACTTCCAAAGTCTCTTAAATATCCTGAG TTTCCAGGATGGGCTGCAATTGGTGTGTTTCGAGAACCTACGTTGCTCGCGGCTAGAGGGCGTACGTCTGATCCAGCAACTCGCCTGTTTCAACGCGCACTCGCTCAAGTACTTATTTCTCTGGCGGTTTTTTGACTGCAACGAAAATCCTCTTCTCGTTAACTACAGTTATATAACAG GTAGCGGCGCGTACATCCCGCGGCCGAGCACCGCTCACTGCTTCTCGCGCAGCCTTGGAGAGCTGCTGAACCTGCGCGTGCTAGCACTCGAGTACGGCCACTTGGCGGACGGCACAGGCAACGCGCTCCTCTCGCTGCTTTCTATCCTCAAGAGGCCGCACTTCAGACTTCAG GTTCTGTGCGTGGAGGAGCATACTCCGGGGCGCGCTGAGCCGGCATTGGGCGGCGGCGGGCTCGGCGTACCGGACGGCGCGTGGAGGCGCGTCGCCAGCGCTTGCCCAGACCTCTACCTCGTCATGCTCTTCT ATCGCATGTCGGAGTACGAGCACGTGCGGCGCTTTCTGAGCCCGAGCCTACCATTACGGGAGGCGCACTTGCACAATGGCACACGGCTACGTGGCGCCCACCTGGATCTTGACAGCTTCCTAAGACACGTCGCTTACTATTACGCCAGCACATTAG TGACGTTGAGCGTGCAGCAGCGGAGTAATGCCGCGGTGCCGCTTCGGGCGACGCTGGAGCGGCTGCCGGCGCTGGCGCGGCTGATGTTCGTGGGCGCGGTACACGAGGAGGACCTCAGGGACTTGCTGGTGCTCGTCGCGTGCGGCGTCTGCTACA ggCTCGAAGAAATGAAGATTCTGGTGGAAGCGGACACCGATAGCAGAGAACATTGGAAAGTGGTCTTGTCGCGTCTCAAGGAAGAGTTTAGCGATATCATGAAACTTTTCGATATTGAATTTACTTTgagtttacataaattttag
- the LOC106717038 gene encoding uncharacterized protein LOC106717038, whose amino-acid sequence MVIKKKNEHGNEPGDVIDLGGPHRRRARAPYTPNSRLYPGVRASKKKPKESNTKLHRKKKMRPASQLVPNARLYQARPRRPCPPSPPAWPAVSWAPRAPAACLDTASGVALRLAERRAVQSESSPQPLCCAAAAARHTARPVRPRRAGRRPQRPARDPTHKVNVK is encoded by the exons ATGgtcattaagaaaaaaaatgaaca CGGCAACGAGCCGGGCGATGTGATCGACCTGGGCGGCCCGCATAGGCGGCGCGCTCGCGCTCCCTACACGCCCAACTCCAGACT ATATCCAGGCGTACGAGCTTCGAAGAAGAAACCAAAAGAAAGCAATACAAAGTTACACCGTAAGAAAAAGATGAGGCCGGCGAGCCAGCTGGTGCCGAATGCGCGGCTGTACCAGGCGCGGCCGCGGCGACCGTGCCCTCCGTCGCCGCCCGCCTGGCCCGCGGTGTCGTGGGCACCGCGCGCACCCGCCGCCTGCCTCGATACCGCCTCTGGCGTCGCGCTGCGCCTCGCCGAACGGCGCGCGGTACAGAGCGAGTCGTCGCCGCAACCGCTGTGCTGCGCCGCTGCCGCCGCGCGCCACACGGCTCGGCCCGTCCGGCCTAGACGCGCCGGCAGGAGGCCACAGCGCCCGGCCCGCGACCCCACTCACAAAGTAAACGTGAAATGA
- the LOC106717039 gene encoding uncharacterized protein LOC106717039 produces MLAAVAKGDGWCAALAGCAALAALGVLATPSPDSGTSEELRQALVLVDILRSGMVMRRTTASAVAPATAALPPVPLPGTHGAFPVPYYLYDAPFRRFYGAGGRRGGRGERQLQYEDSFGAHPDGNDAFTSSTATSKVSEEQSSPSSWTKTSSSPAKDNAAIAMSTPAPPTTAEPTAATTATALNTHANIVTTSLRTLQDSEPPRTSTAATNALKIKKLKYLKEDRFRTRVFNEERNKVRQSEEQIEMSQAAAELRREATAGGQRGGGGHSPWRHRGTTRVHLARSSALPRPLPENNAFCHVSPHSPLCRTFI; encoded by the exons ATGCTAGCTGCAGTCGCGAAGGGAGACGGCTGGTGCGCGGCGCTCGCGGGGTGCGCAGCGCTCGCGGCACTGGGGGTGCTGGCGACCCCGTCCCCCGACTCCGGCACCAGTGAGGAGCTGCGCCAGGCACTCGTCCTGGTTGATATTCTTAGATCCG GTATGGTAATGCGTAGGACGACCGCGAGCGCCGTAGCGCCGGCCACAGCCGCCTTGCCTCCTGTGCCCTTGCCCGGCACGCATGGCGCGTTTCCCGTGCCTTACTACTTATACG ATGCACCTTTCAGACGTTTCTATG GGGCAGGCGGAAGGCGCGGTGGGCGCGGCGAGCGGCAGCTGCAGTACGAGGACTCGTTCGGTGCCCACCCAG ATGGAAATGACGCTTTTACAAGCTCAACGGCAACAAGCAAAGTTTCCGAAGAACAGTCGAGTCCTTCAAGTTGGACGAAGACAAGCTCGTCCCCTGCGAAAGATAACGCCGCCATCGCCATGTCGACGCCAGCCCCTCCGACCACAGCCGAGCCGACAGCGGCCACCACGGCCACGGCACTTAATACACACGCGAACATTGTCACCACGAGCCTTCGCACCCTTCAAGACTCCGAGCCACCGAGAACCTCCACCGCCGCAACCAACGCGCTCA aaattaaaaaactgaaatactTAAAAGAAGATAGGTTTCGGACGAGAGTTTTCAATGAGGAAAGAAATAAGGTGAGACAAAGCGAGGAGCAGATAGAGATGTCGCAGGCGGCCGCGGAGTTGCGGCGCGAAGCGACGGCCGGTGGacagcgcggcggcggcgggcacTCGCCGTGGCGGCACCGCGGCACCACCCGGGTGCATCTGGCGCGCAGCTC